A stretch of the bacterium genome encodes the following:
- a CDS encoding acyl carrier protein translates to MATVFERVRKITVDQLGVEDDQVTPSASFVDDLNADSLDLVELIMSLEEEFSKDGRVLEVSDDDAERIATVQDAVDYLKDIGIEDE, encoded by the coding sequence TTGGCAACTGTTTTTGAACGAGTCCGCAAGATCACCGTCGACCAACTCGGTGTGGAGGACGACCAAGTCACCCCTTCCGCTTCCTTCGTCGACGACCTGAACGCTGACTCACTCGATCTGGTCGAACTGATCATGTCGCTGGAAGAAGAGTTCAGCAAAGACGGGAGGGTACTTGAGGTCTCGGACGACGATGCTGAGAGGATCGCCACTGTCCAAGACGCCGTCGACTACCTCAAGGATATCGGCATCGAGGACGAATAA
- a CDS encoding GDSL-type esterase/lipase family protein, whose protein sequence is MNVVVFGDSITWGAFDTEAGGWVERLKTHLYNKNPDVYIYNCGVSGDFVSHLLSRVEVEAKARRPEKVILAIGINDSPHSENPQGTRIPDFQEQYKELLEKVQSFTKNIIIVGLTNVDEEVDEYYKNQEIKKYDEVVKRIAEESNLPFVEFFGVLEKDDLADGLHPNAKGHKKILKKVLEKLEG, encoded by the coding sequence ATGAATGTTGTTGTCTTCGGGGATAGTATTACTTGGGGAGCCTTTGATACCGAAGCTGGGGGTTGGGTAGAACGATTAAAAACCCATCTCTACAACAAAAATCCTGACGTTTATATTTACAATTGTGGTGTTTCAGGAGACTTTGTTTCCCATCTTCTCTCTCGAGTGGAGGTCGAAGCCAAAGCACGAAGACCGGAAAAAGTTATCCTTGCAATTGGTATTAACGATAGCCCCCACTCTGAAAATCCACAGGGAACCCGAATACCAGACTTTCAGGAGCAATACAAAGAATTGCTTGAAAAAGTCCAGAGCTTTACCAAAAACATTATTATTGTTGGCTTAACTAACGTTGATGAAGAGGTCGATGAGTATTACAAAAACCAAGAAATCAAAAAATATGATGAGGTAGTTAAGCGAATTGCTGAAGAAAGCAACTTACCTTTCGTAGAATTTTTTGGGGTTTTAGAAAAAGATGATCTTGCTGATGGCCTTCACCCCAACGCCAAAGGACATAAGAAAATTTTAAAGAAGGTTTTGGAAAAGCTTGAGGGGTAA